A part of Terriglobales bacterium genomic DNA contains:
- a CDS encoding carboxypeptidase regulatory-like domain-containing protein, with amino-acid sequence MATRIFSDKLPESDAVLFFTWAALLVVCCVGISCSSHRSQNSAALSGQVSSQQEGNMSGVLVGARRLDSPITVTVVSDKNGKYVFPAGRLEPGRYKLSIRAAGYDLQSPSEVEVKPQQEQTNIVLAPTSDLASQLTSAEWLESMPGTKEQKNELYRCESCHTLQPIVHSHYTAAEWPAVLKRMQGWLPPSTQESPIPNRFAPKKGPADAVEFGKYLASINLSGRDKWPFELHAFARPSGKNARVIVTEYDLPRTNSYPHDAAVAHDGKVWYNDFQKPIFGVLDPASGQTHEWKLPILRPEDSGGLLTIKLDQTGKAWLPRFKQGCTLTVFDPKSETFKSWTVDPKDNNERSSCAHVALGAPDDIVWFSDSENRRMYKLNTATGHIDGYNSFPSYKGATGIVADFHNAHEHRTYGIGTDSKGNGYFADIAGGNIGRVDVYTGNVTLFPTPTPDSGPRRTFMDSQDRYWFGENYASKIGMFDTRTNQMKEWTPPVPWSGCYPTVLDRNGDVWTDGMSTDYVYRLNPSTGEFTYYLLPTLGANLRRIDADNSTNPVTIWVSEVHRGKLAKIEPLQ; translated from the coding sequence GTGGCTACTCGCATTTTTTCTGACAAACTGCCCGAGAGCGATGCCGTCTTATTCTTTACTTGGGCTGCATTGTTAGTAGTCTGCTGCGTCGGAATTTCCTGCTCTTCCCACCGTAGTCAAAATAGCGCCGCGCTTTCTGGGCAGGTCTCTTCCCAACAAGAGGGAAATATGTCCGGAGTGCTAGTCGGTGCGCGCCGACTGGATAGTCCCATTACGGTGACGGTGGTTAGCGACAAAAATGGGAAGTATGTTTTCCCCGCAGGCAGGTTGGAGCCGGGCCGGTACAAGCTGTCAATCCGGGCAGCGGGATACGACCTGCAGAGTCCCAGCGAGGTGGAGGTCAAACCCCAGCAAGAGCAGACCAACATCGTCCTTGCTCCAACATCGGACCTGGCTTCGCAGCTTACTAGCGCAGAGTGGCTCGAGAGTATGCCGGGAACGAAAGAGCAGAAGAACGAGCTGTACCGTTGCGAATCGTGCCACACGCTGCAGCCGATTGTGCACAGCCACTACACCGCAGCTGAATGGCCTGCCGTTCTGAAGCGTATGCAGGGATGGCTCCCTCCAAGTACGCAGGAGTCCCCAATTCCAAACAGATTTGCTCCCAAAAAGGGTCCAGCGGATGCCGTCGAGTTCGGCAAGTATTTAGCAAGTATTAACCTGAGCGGTCGCGACAAATGGCCATTTGAGTTGCATGCGTTTGCGCGTCCATCCGGCAAGAACGCTCGCGTGATCGTTACCGAATACGACCTGCCGCGCACGAACAGCTACCCTCATGACGCTGCGGTAGCCCATGATGGCAAGGTTTGGTACAACGATTTTCAAAAGCCAATTTTCGGAGTTCTAGATCCCGCTTCAGGCCAAACGCACGAATGGAAGCTGCCGATTTTGAGGCCGGAAGATTCTGGTGGTTTGCTAACGATCAAACTGGATCAGACCGGCAAAGCGTGGCTGCCGCGATTCAAACAGGGATGTACGTTGACCGTTTTCGATCCGAAGTCTGAGACCTTTAAAAGCTGGACGGTAGACCCGAAGGACAACAACGAAAGAAGCAGCTGCGCTCACGTTGCTCTCGGGGCGCCCGACGATATCGTTTGGTTTTCCGACAGCGAAAACCGCAGAATGTACAAATTGAATACCGCTACTGGACATATCGACGGCTACAACTCGTTCCCCTCTTACAAAGGAGCCACTGGCATTGTGGCTGATTTTCACAACGCCCATGAGCATCGAACCTATGGCATTGGGACTGATTCCAAAGGAAATGGATATTTCGCCGACATCGCCGGAGGCAATATCGGTCGCGTGGATGTTTACACTGGGAACGTAACTCTATTCCCTACGCCCACGCCCGACTCGGGGCCACGGCGCACTTTCATGGATTCGCAGGATCGATACTGGTTCGGTGAAAACTATGCCAGCAAGATAGGCATGTTTGATACACGGACCAACCAGATGAAAGAGTGGACACCGCCGGTGCCGTGGTCGGGATGTTATCCCACAGTACTGGATCGCAATGGCGATGTTTGGACCGACGGGATGTCAACCGACTACGTTTATCGCCTGAATCCGTCAACCGGAGAGTTCACGTATTACCTGTTGCCTACGCTCGGCGCAAATCTGCGCAGAATCGACGCGGACAACTCGACGAATCCGGTAACAATTTGGGTTTCTGAGGTGCACCGCGGAAAGCTCGCAAAGATTGAACCGTTGCAATGA
- a CDS encoding response regulator transcription factor, whose amino-acid sequence MRVLVIEDEQRLAQNVARILKENASSAVDMAFDGEEGLFLAESNPYDLIVLDLMLPKLNGLELLRKFRKNGAKTPVLVVTAKDEKESVIALLNAGADDYITKPFDLGEFVARAKALIRRGLGEHSTVIQIDDLELNSTARRVFRGGEPITLTPMEYRVLEYLAYKRGAIVSKTELLEHLYDYNWEKFSNVIEVYIAALRRKIDGMSEVKLIHTLRGQGYSLHDERTGRAKVRK is encoded by the coding sequence ATGCGTGTCCTGGTGATCGAGGATGAGCAGCGGCTGGCACAGAATGTGGCTCGCATTCTGAAGGAGAATGCTTCTTCTGCCGTCGATATGGCATTCGATGGCGAGGAAGGGCTGTTCCTGGCTGAGTCGAATCCTTACGATCTCATCGTGCTCGATTTGATGCTGCCGAAGCTGAACGGCCTGGAGCTGCTGCGAAAGTTTCGGAAAAATGGAGCCAAGACTCCGGTGCTTGTCGTGACTGCGAAAGATGAGAAAGAGTCGGTGATCGCGTTGCTGAACGCCGGAGCCGACGATTACATTACCAAGCCTTTCGATCTAGGCGAATTCGTGGCTCGAGCCAAGGCACTCATCCGCCGTGGCCTGGGCGAACACTCGACAGTCATTCAGATTGACGATCTGGAGCTGAACAGCACAGCACGCCGGGTTTTTCGCGGAGGTGAGCCTATCACCTTGACGCCGATGGAGTACCGGGTTCTCGAATACCTTGCGTATAAGCGCGGAGCTATCGTTTCAAAGACGGAGCTACTCGAACACTTATACGACTACAATTGGGAGAAATTCAGCAACGTGATCGAGGTTTACATCGCCGCCCTGCGCCGCAAGATCGACGGAATGAGTGAAGTTAAGCTCATCCACACTTTACGTGGGCAAGGATACAGCCTGCACGATGAGCGCACGGGTAGAGCAAAGGTTCGCAAATGA
- a CDS encoding MmgE/PrpD family protein, which yields MFSFRKAIAPNVATVNEEGVSRRTVLKYSSCLALGAMAPHRVVATAQEGPADTKANSPGSDTIIATLSEYMSAAGSRQLPEEVVEKAKHHIVDTIAAMVSGVNLPPARIALKFAEAHPGDKTCTIVGSKLLCGPLEAAISNGMLAHSDETDDSHAPSHSHPGCAIVPATLAAGEQFGIDGTRFLRAVTLGYDVGPRVLLTLGGLPFQMQTHHSAHSISNTFGASAAAASAAGLNAQQMRWILSYAAQQASGIASWQRDTEHVEKSLVFGGMPARNGLTSTLLIQLGATGVNDVFSGPDNFLAAFAPNADPEKLIDQLGTRYEVTRTSIKKWTVGSPIQAPLDALQEIMQQHSLDKDHIKKVIVHVATSEAKTVNNREMPDISMQHMIAIMLIDQTATFQAAHDKERMKDPEVLRERQKVVLVPDEALEKLYPHRVSVVEVQTTDGRTFTKRVEAVRGTPDNPMTRDEIIAKARDLMKPFLGGTQTERLIHAIFAIEDNKDIRTLRPLLQRS from the coding sequence TTGTTCTCATTTAGAAAAGCAATTGCACCGAACGTCGCGACTGTTAATGAAGAAGGCGTGAGCCGTCGGACGGTACTCAAGTACAGCAGTTGTCTCGCACTCGGAGCTATGGCTCCGCATCGCGTAGTGGCGACGGCGCAAGAGGGGCCAGCGGACACAAAAGCGAATTCTCCCGGCTCGGACACGATCATTGCGACGCTCAGCGAATACATGAGCGCCGCCGGTTCGCGGCAACTGCCGGAAGAAGTCGTCGAGAAGGCGAAGCACCACATCGTTGACACCATCGCCGCGATGGTCTCCGGAGTTAATCTGCCTCCGGCGCGAATCGCGTTAAAGTTTGCCGAGGCTCATCCGGGAGACAAGACCTGCACCATCGTTGGCTCCAAGCTGCTCTGCGGGCCGTTGGAGGCGGCGATCAGCAATGGCATGCTGGCTCATTCCGATGAGACCGACGATTCGCATGCGCCGTCGCACTCCCATCCTGGCTGCGCAATCGTGCCCGCCACGCTTGCCGCGGGTGAACAGTTTGGAATTGATGGAACGCGTTTCCTGCGAGCGGTGACGCTCGGATATGACGTAGGACCCAGGGTGCTGCTCACGCTGGGCGGTCTTCCGTTTCAAATGCAGACGCACCATAGCGCACACAGCATCTCGAACACGTTCGGAGCATCGGCTGCAGCTGCATCTGCTGCAGGTCTGAATGCCCAGCAAATGCGCTGGATCTTGAGTTACGCCGCGCAGCAGGCATCTGGAATCGCTTCCTGGCAGCGCGATACCGAACATGTGGAGAAGTCCCTGGTGTTCGGCGGCATGCCTGCGCGTAATGGACTTACTTCAACTCTGCTGATTCAACTTGGAGCTACCGGAGTGAACGATGTGTTCTCCGGCCCAGATAACTTTCTTGCGGCCTTTGCTCCCAATGCCGATCCGGAGAAGCTCATCGATCAGCTCGGCACGCGTTACGAGGTCACGCGCACCAGCATCAAGAAGTGGACGGTCGGCTCTCCCATTCAGGCGCCGCTCGATGCGTTGCAGGAAATCATGCAGCAGCATTCGCTCGATAAGGATCACATCAAGAAGGTGATCGTTCATGTCGCCACCAGTGAAGCCAAGACGGTCAACAATCGCGAAATGCCAGACATCAGCATGCAGCACATGATCGCGATCATGCTGATCGACCAGACTGCGACCTTCCAGGCGGCACACGATAAAGAGCGCATGAAAGATCCCGAGGTGCTGCGTGAGCGGCAGAAAGTCGTATTGGTTCCCGATGAAGCTTTAGAAAAGCTATACCCGCACAGAGTGAGCGTCGTCGAAGTGCAAACCACTGATGGCCGCACGTTCACAAAGCGCGTGGAAGCCGTGCGTGGCACGCCGGACAATCCTATGACGCGGGACGAGATTATCGCCAAGGCGAGAGATCTCATGAAGCCATTCCTGGGTGGAACCCAGACTGAGAGACTGATTCACGCGATCTTTGCCATCGAGGACAACAAAGATATACGCACGCTTCGCCCACTGCTGCAGCGCAGTTGA
- a CDS encoding carboxypeptidase regulatory-like domain-containing protein, protein MKYQLCVSVGRGLCTILFVFSFLFLSVQLNAQLTGGTLVGTVTDQSGATVPNAQVSIHNIATGIVTKVTTNAAGLYTAPNLLPGNYEVTVTSSGFSQQVLNNISLTVGAQKIVNVALKVGQVRQEVVVSDAAPSIQLATSSISDVVDAVTVRELPLNGRSWTDLATLQPGVANPQQQPPFNGGRGQRGFGNQIAISGSRPQENNYRLDGVSVNDYSNGGPGNVEGGALGVDAVQEFSVLTSSYPAEYGRTSGGVINAITRSGTNKLHGDAYEFLRNNALDAKNYFDVTRPAFHRNQFGGSLGGPMVKDKAFFFADYEGLRESKGGTELDKVPSQAARNGQLSTGTVTVDPAIAKFMNAFYPLPNGTLLSGGDTGTLTVPIQRLNIENFFTTRLDDNLSSKDALHGSFVYDNTNLTIPDEFNTKLQSFIVGRKIFTAEETHTFSSQFLNSVRFGFARTPSNVGATNVAINPAAKDASFGAIPTRNAPDVAVSGVTEFTGGLGAPSNYNFHYNSIQGYDDALVTKGKHSLKFGVAVERIQDNVTAKTDNNGVFSFGSLANFLTNKPTTFKGAIPSTVTGRSIRQTLIGGYGQDDWHIRQNLTLNLGLRYELLTLPTENNGKLSILRNISDPQPHLGEPFFLDNPTAKDFEPRVGFAWDVLGNGKTALRGGYGIFDVLPLPYQFNFEYVFTAPFFTEGKVSSLPQGTYPTGAFPLIAANKSTLRQNYSPSNPPRNYVMQYNLNLQQQFMSTWVATVAYAGQRGIHQPFRSEDINMVLPTATPQGYLWPVSGGVKVNPNAGVIRGLFYDGHSYYDSLETQLSKLMKHGFQAQVAYTFSRNIDTGTSGVAGDTFNNSIPGLMWFDMKLNRGLSDLNVSHNLVASYTWTLPSPAAGGAMAWAARGWELGGIFRATSGVPFSIAVDGDPLGQGSDHAYDVPNRLNTPGCSSLVNPGNPVQYIKTNCFAMPTAPNLAFYQANCKGGSGATALPSDPVCLNLRGNAGRNILVGPGLANLDFSLFKNNRIPRISEQFNAQFRVEVFNILNHANFSAPVDNNTLFDQSGNPVGSAGLIDSTASPERQIQLALKLIW, encoded by the coding sequence TCAATTGAATGCGCAGCTTACCGGCGGTACGCTCGTCGGAACGGTCACCGATCAGAGTGGAGCAACAGTACCAAATGCACAAGTATCCATTCACAACATAGCCACGGGAATTGTGACCAAGGTTACAACTAACGCCGCTGGTCTATACACAGCTCCAAATCTGTTGCCTGGCAACTACGAGGTCACCGTCACCAGCAGCGGCTTCTCGCAACAGGTGCTCAATAACATTTCGCTCACGGTTGGGGCTCAAAAGATAGTGAACGTGGCTTTGAAGGTTGGCCAAGTGCGGCAAGAGGTCGTGGTCTCCGATGCCGCGCCATCCATACAGTTGGCTACCTCATCAATCAGCGATGTTGTGGACGCGGTGACTGTACGCGAGCTGCCCCTCAATGGAAGGTCATGGACGGATTTGGCAACGCTGCAGCCAGGTGTGGCCAATCCTCAGCAGCAGCCTCCATTTAATGGCGGCAGGGGACAGCGTGGCTTTGGAAATCAGATTGCCATCTCCGGAAGTCGTCCGCAGGAGAACAATTACCGACTCGATGGGGTTTCAGTTAATGACTACTCCAACGGCGGGCCAGGTAACGTCGAAGGCGGAGCGCTCGGAGTCGATGCCGTTCAGGAATTCTCGGTGTTAACCAGCAGCTATCCAGCGGAGTACGGTCGCACGTCCGGCGGAGTTATCAATGCAATTACACGGTCAGGCACGAACAAACTGCACGGTGATGCCTATGAGTTTCTTCGTAACAATGCCTTAGACGCAAAGAATTACTTTGATGTGACGCGACCTGCCTTCCATCGCAATCAGTTTGGTGGATCTTTAGGTGGCCCCATGGTGAAGGACAAGGCCTTTTTCTTTGCCGACTACGAAGGTTTACGCGAATCGAAGGGAGGCACTGAATTGGATAAAGTCCCTTCCCAGGCCGCGCGCAATGGCCAACTGTCAACGGGAACCGTGACCGTGGATCCCGCTATCGCTAAGTTCATGAACGCGTTTTATCCCCTGCCAAACGGGACCTTGCTCTCGGGAGGCGATACGGGAACACTGACGGTTCCGATTCAGCGCCTGAATATAGAAAACTTTTTTACCACTCGTCTCGACGACAACCTCAGCAGTAAGGATGCCCTCCACGGAAGCTTTGTTTATGACAATACGAATCTCACCATCCCGGATGAATTCAACACCAAATTGCAAAGTTTTATTGTGGGAAGAAAGATTTTCACTGCCGAGGAGACGCACACCTTCAGCTCACAATTCTTGAATTCCGTCAGATTCGGCTTCGCACGAACTCCGTCCAATGTGGGAGCCACCAATGTCGCGATCAATCCCGCAGCAAAGGATGCATCATTCGGAGCGATTCCGACCCGTAACGCCCCGGATGTGGCTGTATCTGGCGTGACAGAGTTCACAGGAGGATTGGGCGCGCCTTCAAACTATAATTTTCATTATAACTCTATCCAAGGGTACGACGACGCGCTTGTGACTAAGGGCAAGCACTCGCTTAAGTTCGGAGTTGCAGTCGAGCGAATTCAGGACAACGTAACTGCTAAAACCGATAACAACGGTGTCTTTAGCTTTGGATCATTAGCGAACTTCCTGACAAACAAGCCAACAACCTTTAAGGGTGCGATTCCTTCTACTGTAACCGGGCGGAGTATCCGTCAGACGTTAATTGGAGGCTACGGTCAGGACGATTGGCACATACGCCAGAATTTGACTCTCAACCTGGGCTTGCGCTACGAGCTACTCACGCTTCCGACGGAGAACAATGGAAAGCTCTCTATTTTGCGCAACATTTCCGATCCTCAGCCTCACCTTGGCGAGCCATTCTTTCTTGACAATCCAACCGCGAAAGATTTTGAACCAAGAGTTGGTTTCGCTTGGGATGTGCTGGGCAATGGCAAGACAGCGTTGCGGGGAGGCTACGGTATTTTTGATGTTTTGCCGTTACCGTACCAATTCAACTTCGAGTATGTGTTTACCGCTCCTTTCTTCACGGAAGGAAAAGTTTCCTCGTTGCCCCAGGGAACGTATCCCACTGGAGCTTTCCCGTTAATTGCCGCGAACAAGTCGACGTTGCGACAAAATTATTCACCTTCGAATCCACCGCGCAACTATGTGATGCAGTACAACCTGAATCTTCAGCAGCAGTTTATGTCCACATGGGTAGCTACTGTGGCGTACGCGGGACAGAGAGGTATTCATCAGCCGTTCCGATCTGAAGACATCAACATGGTATTGCCGACCGCGACTCCCCAAGGATATCTGTGGCCTGTGAGCGGCGGAGTCAAGGTTAATCCGAATGCGGGAGTCATTCGTGGTTTGTTTTACGATGGGCACTCCTACTATGACTCTCTTGAAACCCAGCTATCGAAGCTGATGAAGCATGGCTTCCAGGCTCAGGTCGCATACACCTTTAGTCGGAACATCGATACGGGAACTTCCGGCGTCGCCGGCGATACGTTCAACAATTCGATACCCGGGCTGATGTGGTTCGACATGAAGTTGAACCGTGGGCTGTCGGATCTAAACGTCTCGCATAACCTGGTCGCCAGCTACACTTGGACGCTACCCTCACCCGCTGCAGGCGGAGCGATGGCATGGGCGGCGCGTGGATGGGAATTGGGCGGAATCTTCCGTGCCACGTCGGGAGTTCCGTTTAGCATTGCGGTCGATGGAGACCCGCTGGGACAAGGGTCGGACCACGCATACGATGTACCTAATCGGCTTAACACTCCAGGCTGCAGCTCACTCGTAAATCCTGGAAACCCTGTTCAGTACATCAAGACCAACTGCTTCGCGATGCCGACTGCTCCTAATCTTGCCTTCTACCAGGCAAACTGCAAGGGTGGCTCTGGGGCGACGGCCCTACCGAGTGATCCAGTGTGCTTGAATTTGCGAGGCAATGCGGGCAGAAACATCCTCGTTGGTCCCGGACTAGCGAATTTGGATTTTTCGCTTTTCAAGAACAATCGCATTCCGCGCATTTCAGAGCAGTTCAACGCGCAATTCAGGGTAGAGGTCTTTAACATTCTCAACCACGCTAATTTCTCTGCCCCAGTGGACAACAATACTTTGTTCGATCAAAGCGGCAACCCTGTTGGGAGTGCCGGCTTGATAGATTCTACTGCGTCCCCGGAACGCCAAATTCAGCTTGCCTTAAAGTTAATTTGGTAA
- a CDS encoding alkaline phosphatase family protein has protein sequence MTAFSSVPYFKHKESALISSRLFSYNKAAVLFVMFSFLVAGSFASAKDKASKKSAAGSANLKVKRVLLLGIDGMHAVDLENYVRANPQSTLAKLKNMGFTYTSASTSRPSDSFPGILAITTGGSPYSDGVFYEISYDRSLSPPDSKCASKGTEVALDETIDIDPDGIEGGGGVNPDKLPKDSSKGCSPVYPHDLLRVNTIFEVIKAAGMRTAWCDKQPAYEIVNGPSGHGVDDLYTPELHHNASSKSLEKIEAFDDLRLKAILNEIDGKDHTGTHDAPVPAIFGMTFQAFTVGEKLKAGMGYTDDGRTFSPALQSAIEYTDNSIGKIIKELDSRGLLSSTAIVLTAKHGQSPMDVSKKEIVDESIIPGIVDGVQKGLAAEITGDDISMIWLKDQSKTADVVTALNAHSKEAHIRRILSGESLKLLFRDPLQDSRSPDIVVLPDFGVIYAKPTNGTIAEHGGFNEEDLNVPLLVANPGLSAEEIHTRVQTTQIAPTILKLLGLNPAALQAVEIEKTRTLPGF, from the coding sequence GTGACTGCTTTTTCTTCTGTTCCTTACTTCAAGCACAAGGAGAGCGCGTTGATTAGTTCACGTTTGTTTTCTTACAACAAAGCCGCAGTCCTTTTCGTCATGTTTTCGTTTCTTGTGGCTGGATCATTCGCCTCGGCGAAGGACAAAGCCTCGAAAAAGAGTGCTGCGGGATCCGCGAATTTAAAGGTAAAAAGAGTTTTGCTGCTCGGGATCGATGGCATGCATGCTGTCGACCTTGAGAATTATGTACGCGCTAACCCTCAGTCGACGCTCGCAAAGTTAAAGAACATGGGATTTACGTATACGAGCGCGTCTACATCGAGACCATCTGATTCATTCCCAGGGATACTAGCAATAACAACTGGAGGTTCGCCTTACTCTGATGGCGTTTTTTACGAGATCAGCTACGATCGCTCTCTTTCACCGCCAGATTCCAAATGTGCTTCGAAGGGAACTGAAGTCGCGCTGGATGAAACTATAGACATTGATCCGGATGGCATCGAGGGTGGAGGTGGCGTCAATCCAGATAAGCTGCCAAAGGATAGTAGCAAAGGGTGCTCACCTGTTTATCCTCACGATCTGTTGCGCGTGAATACAATTTTTGAGGTCATTAAGGCCGCGGGAATGAGGACGGCCTGGTGCGACAAGCAGCCCGCTTACGAAATCGTGAACGGTCCTTCTGGGCATGGAGTGGACGATCTTTACACTCCCGAACTGCATCACAATGCCTCATCCAAGAGCTTAGAAAAAATCGAGGCTTTCGACGATCTCAGGCTCAAAGCTATCCTGAACGAAATCGATGGTAAAGATCACACCGGGACCCACGATGCTCCTGTGCCTGCAATTTTCGGGATGACATTCCAGGCCTTCACCGTTGGGGAGAAGCTCAAGGCGGGAATGGGATATACCGATGATGGCCGCACATTCAGCCCGGCGCTGCAAAGCGCGATAGAGTATACGGATAACTCGATCGGAAAAATTATCAAGGAATTGGATAGCCGTGGCCTACTGTCATCCACTGCTATTGTTCTCACCGCAAAACACGGGCAGTCGCCGATGGATGTTTCAAAGAAGGAAATTGTGGACGAGAGTATCATCCCCGGCATCGTTGACGGAGTACAAAAAGGACTCGCGGCTGAAATCACTGGTGATGACATCTCCATGATTTGGTTGAAGGACCAGAGTAAGACGGCGGATGTAGTAACTGCCCTCAATGCACACAGTAAAGAGGCGCACATTCGTAGAATCCTTTCTGGTGAGAGTCTGAAGCTCTTGTTCCGCGATCCACTTCAGGATTCCCGCTCTCCTGACATCGTGGTGTTACCCGACTTCGGCGTGATCTATGCCAAGCCGACCAATGGCACCATCGCGGAACATGGTGGCTTCAACGAGGAGGATCTGAATGTGCCCCTGCTGGTGGCGAATCCTGGATTGTCAGCGGAGGAGATCCACACACGAGTCCAAACAACGCAGATCGCTCCAACCATCCTGAAGCTGTTGGGATTGAATCCTGCTGCCCTTCAGGCGGTAGAGATAGAGAAGACGAGGACTTTGCCGGGGTTTTAG